The proteins below come from a single Sorghum bicolor cultivar BTx623 chromosome 4, Sorghum_bicolor_NCBIv3, whole genome shotgun sequence genomic window:
- the LOC8070568 gene encoding uncharacterized serine-rich protein C215.13 — MVEDKNSSQDTVQKSGHIVLHNVSFDKDVVEIKLADDIVSDNYGGNFVKDVCVDEGALLHRMTSEEKPLDRRSSPNFSCQMIDADSNVRYGKKDYSGISVHELKPEVVSPVDFAPHCNNEKQHSSGREYDLEDRIDTGFVAGNPSEKKISLQELLLLESAEESRHSSTINSESSEKHKCPLHEEAIGQTSKDGDPNVQTILANTSEYVITGILSKENASGCPATTMPGDHVAATALDVREPQKIDRYNPFVDHRSLEDTSVPECSIPGITDAASTDSTCSIHNETDGTAGLDEVETSEPGVDTLSISSSDIQSSEKNNDHSESIFSKAITGAVDETAVATSSTPNSAEHSDAYGKNQEKHDEIDEEHSISTDDAASKSSTSTTLAQDGSAVEQTMPDSSTSTARVGNENTYEPNFSGPSIMSGPVSRSGHIAYSGSISLRSDSSTTSTRSFAFPVLQREWISSPVRMAKAERRRSRRHRVWRKGIICCKF; from the exons ATGGTAGAAGACAAAAATTCATCACAAGATACCGTACAGAAAAGTGGACATATCGTACTtcacaatgtttcttttgacAAGGATGTTGTGGAGATAAAATTGGCAGATGATATTGTTTCTGATAATTATGGCGGTAATTTTGTCAAGGATGTCTGTGTTGATGAAGGAGCACTACTTCATCGGATGACATCAGAAGAAAAACCACTAGACCGAAGGTCATCCCCAAATTTCAGTTGCCAAATGATTGATGCAGATAGTAACGTAAGATATGGGAAGAAAGATTATTCTGGAATATCTGTACACGAACTAAAACCAGAAGTAGTTTCCCCTGTTGACTTTGCTCCTCATTGTAACAACGAGAAACAGCACTCTTCTGGCAGAGAGTATGATCTTGAAGATCGGATTGATACTGGTTTCGTTGCAGGCAATCCTAGTGAGAAGAAGATAAGTTTGCAAGAGTTACTTCTCCTTGAAAGTGCAGAAGAATCCCGACATTCAAGCACAATAAACTCCGAGAGCAGTGAAAAGCATAAGTGCCCTCTTCATGAAGAAGCAATTGGACAG acttccaaggatggtgatcCTAATGTTCAGACTATTTTGGCCAACACCAGTGAGTATGTTATTACTGGTATATTAAGTAAGGAGAATGCCAGTGGTTGCCCCGCAACGACGATGCCTGGAGACCATGTTGCAGCTACAGCGTTAGATGTGCGAGAGCCACAAAAAATTGATCGGTACAACCCTTTCGTTGATCATAGGTCACTGGAGGATACATCGGTACCTGAGTGCTCTATACCAGGAATCACAGATGCTGCCTCCACTGATTCCACCTGCTCTATTCACAATGAGACGGATGGCACCGCAGGATTAGATGAAGTTGAAACATCTGAACCAGGGGTGGATACTCTTAGTATAAGTAGTTCAGACATTCAATCATCTGAAAAGAACAATGATCACAGCGAAAGTATTTTTAGCAAGGCAATCACTGGTGCAGTGGACGAAACCGCAGTTGCTACATCTTCAACCCCCAACAGTGCTGAGCATAGCGATGCATATGGGAAGaatcaagaaaaacatgatgAGATAGATGAGGAGCACAGCATAAGCACAGACGATGCAGCCAGTAAGAGTTCTACTTCTACTACCCTTGCGCAAGATGGCTCCGCGGTCGAACAAACCATGCCTGATAGCTCGACATCAACAGCTCGCGTCGGCAATGAAAATACCTACGAACCGAACTTCTCTGGTCCCAGTATAATGTCAGGCCCAGTATCGAGGTCAGGTCATATAGCTTATTCTGGGAGTATCTCTCTCCGGTCAGATAGCAGCACAACTAGCACCCGGTCCTTTGCCTTTCCAGT ATTGCAGAGGGAGTGGATCAGCAGCCCCGTGAGGATGGCAAAGGCAGAACGGAGGCGCAGCAGACGGCATCGTGTCTGGAGGAAAGGAATTATCTGCTGTAAATTCTGA
- the LOC8055410 gene encoding uncharacterized protein LOC8055410: protein MMKTKTSRSLQKSGRGNQVQGEGPNWVLVAGGVLLSTLSVKIGCKLKQLFDGKQQNNTSKAKRRSEACELHSDLYRFGDQTGCYYCMSGLSNGGVEVKQAPASPVPKSVESSLPLVKIPTPESSKENSGVMWISSPDRLEDPRRPFQYSNSSGSPCVSESGSDIYSKREVIQKLRQHLKKRDEMIMEMQTQIADLKNSLNIQVTQSTNLQSQLDAANRDLFESEREIQHLRKIIADHCVAEALSHEKPLQAGHWHSDAANGHSNGYADGSVDDADLHCVGIEKRKGEVERVEMLKKEVVELKEVIEGKDFVLQSYKEQKVELCSKIRELQEKLSAQVPNIL, encoded by the exons ATGATGAAGACTAAGACGAGTAGGAGCTTACAGAAGTCTGGGAGAGGTAATCAGGTCCAAGGAGAAGGGCCAAACTGGGTTCTTGTTGCTGGCGGGGTTTTGCTTAGCACACTTTCAGTCAAGATTGGTTGCAAACTAAAGCAGTTGTTCGACGGGAAGCAGCAAAATAATACTTCCAAAG CTAAAAGAAGGTCTGAAGCATGTGAGCTGCACTCAGATCTCTACCGGTTCGGTGACCAAACCGGCTGCTACTACTGTATGTCAG GGCTTTCAAATGGTGGAGTGGAAGTCAAGCAAGCACCTGCAAGTCCTGTACCCAAATCAGTTGAATCCTCACTTCCACTTGTCAAGATTCCCACGCCAGAATCAAGCAAAGAGAACAGCGGTGTTATGTGGATATCCTCACCTGATCGGCTTGAAGATCCTCGAAGGCCATTTCAGTACTCTAACAGTTCTGGCTCTCCCTGTGTTTCAGAATCAGGATCTGACATTTATAGCAAAAGAGAGGTCATACAAAAGCTAAGACAGCACCTCAAGAAACGTGATGAGATGATCATGGAGATGCAAACTCAGATTGCTGATCTTAAGAACTCTCTTAACATTCAGGTGACACAGTCCACTAATCTGCAGTCTCAATTGGATGCTGCCAATCGTGATCTGTTTGAATCTGAACGAGAGATTCAGCATCTAAGGAAGATTATTGCAGATCATTGTGTTGCAGAAGCACTCTCTCATGAGAAACCTTTGCAAGCTGGACATTGGCATTCAGATGCTGCAAATGGACATTCCAATGGCTATGCTGATGGTAGTGTTGATGATGCTGACCTGCATTGTGTTGGCATTGAGAAGAGGAAGGGAGAGGTGGAGAGGGTGgagatgctcaagaaagaggttGTTGAACTGAAAGAAGTCATTGAGGGAAAGGACTTCGTGCTTCAGAGCTACAAGGAACAGAAGGTGGAACTGTGCTCAAAGATCAGGGAGCTGCAGGAAAAGCTCTCAGCACAAGTGCCAAACATCTTGTAG
- the LOC8055411 gene encoding probable polyamine transporter At3g19553 has translation MATPALAPRKAYWPNLLGKELQWSLQQIRADRPDITFEETLDLAEGETPTPVDELEPGTGLGFRARTAVAWGAAPPGCRAAAKRGPLVSWCAAECAAIDPTTGAAVAAVDPPAAPLPRRLTVLPLIALIFYDVSEGPFGIEDSVHAGSGALLPILGFLILPVIWSLPEALVTAELASAFPTNAGYVAWVSAAFGPATAFLVGFSKWVSGTLDNALYPVLFLDYLRSGGGVALPPPVRSLAVLALTAALTYLNYRGLHIVGLSAMALTAFSLSPFLALTVLAAPKIRPFRWLAFDARADAVGGVADQEGLHGTHTHAREETGREREGGRGLLDLGT, from the exons ATGGCTACACCTGCTCTGGCTCCCCGGAAGGCATATTGGCCTAATCTGCTTGGCAAGGAGCTTCAGTGGTCTCTTCAACAAATCCGTGCAGATCGTCCCGATATAACATTCGAAGAAACATTAGATCTAGCAGAGGGCGAGACCCCGACGCCTGTGGACGAACTTGAACCTGGAACC ggtttagggtttagggcgcGCACCGCTGTGGCCTGGGGTGCCGCGCCCCCGGGGTGCCGAGCCGCCGCCAAACGTGGGCCGCTGGTGAGTTGGTGCGCCGCTGAATGCGCGGCCATTGACCCGACGACCGGCGCCGCGGTCGCGGCCGTCGACCCCCCGGCGGCGCCTCTACCGCGGCGGCTGACGGTGCTGCCCCTGATCGCGCTCATCTTCTACGACGTCTCGGAGGGTCCCTTCGGCATCGAGGACTCGGTCCACGCGGGCAGCGGCGCGCTGCTCCCGATCCTCGGCTTCCTCATCCTCCCGGTCATCTGGTCGCTCCCGGAGGCGCTCGTCACCGCCGAGCTCGCCTCCGCGTTCCCCACCAACGCCGGGTACGTGGCCTGGGTGTCCGCCGCCTTCGGCCCCGCCACGGCGTTCCTCGTTGGCTTCTCCAAGTGGGTGTCGGGCACGCTCGACAACGCGCTCTACCCTGTGCTGTTCCTCGACTACCTCCGCTCCGGCGGCGGGGTGGCGCTGCCGCCCCCCGTCCGCTCGCTGGCGGTGCTCGCGCTCACGGCCGCGCTCACCTACCTCAACTACCGGGGGCTCCACATCGTCGGCCTCTCGGCGATGGCGCTCACCGCGTTCTCCCTCTCCCCGTTCCTCGCACTCACCGTGCTCGCCGCCCCCAAGATCCGCCCGTTCCGCTGGCTCGCCTTCGACGCCCGCGCCGACGCCGTTGGCGGGGTTGCCGACCAGGAGGGTCTCCATGGCACGCACACGCACGCACGTGAAGAaacagggagagagagagaggggggtaGGGGGCTGCTAGATCTAGGGACTTGA
- the LOC8070569 gene encoding pentatricopeptide repeat-containing protein At5g65560, translating into MASHPPSPSPAALIAHLAAVLSSPDWRFHPSLPQLPALLAPSLPRTLLVPLPLRLAAAVARAAAPSRHLLDISLPVVLRLHALSPPPLRPLFDRTFRSLLTHFSRYALTPLMLRLFAHMYHHGPPAPTGATYNALIRALCRRADLRHAQRYLSLMVRSGWRPDAFTFNSLILGYCRTQQLDVAQDLFDKMPLRGFSQDAVSYAALIEGFCETGRVDEALELFRELEQPDMYTHAALVKGLCDARRGEEGLYMLQKMKELGWRPATRAYAALVDLWCREQKAEEAEKMLNEMFDNGLVPCAVTCTAVVNAYCREGRMSGAVRVFESMKLKGCEPNVWTYNAMVQGFCNVGKVYKAMALLDQMRECGVEPDVVTYNLLIRGQCIDGHIESAFRLLRLMEGNGLAADQYTYNVLIDALCKTGKVDEACSLFDGLEYRGIRPNSVTFNTVINGLCKGGKFDVACTFLEKMVSAGCAPDTYTYSPFIENLCKTKGSREGLSFIDEMLQKDVKPSTVNYTIVIDRLFKERNYGLATRIWGQMVSLGCSPDVVTYTTSVRAYCNEGRLHEAENVVMEMKKGGIIVDAMAYNTLIDGHTSIGKTDHAVTILKHMTGVASMPNHFTFFILLRHLLQRRLAEDVPLKTTSVWKTIELADVFELFELMKKNSVPSSARAYLAILEGFSEERRLDEVTSLVSHMKEDDLPLNEDIYTSLVNCFCKLRMYPDAWALLCSMIGHGFLPNLISYQYLLSGFTAEGQADRAKEIFRGLRWKEYNTDEIVWKIIIDGLIRQGHPDMCHDMISILEQMKCKPSDETYAMLTEELSTRE; encoded by the coding sequence ATGGCGTCCCATCCGCCCTCGCCGTCCCCCGCCGCGCTCATCGCGCATCTCGCCGCGGTGCTCTCCTCCCCGGACTGGCGCTTCCACCCCTCGCTCCCGCAACTCCCTGCCCTCCTCGCGCCGTCCCTGCCCCGCACACTCCTCGTCCCACTCCCGCTCCGCCTCGCGGCCGCAGTCGCCCGCGCCGCAGCGCCGTCCCGCCACCTCCTCGACATCTCACTCCCGGTCGTGCTCCGCCTCCACGCCCTCTCCCCGCCGCCGCTCCGTCCACTCTTCGACCGCACCTTCCGCTCCCTCCTCACCCACTTCTCCCGCTACGCGCTGACGCCGCTCATGCTCCGGCTGTTCGCCCACATGTACCACCACGGCCCACCTGCACCCACGGGTGCTACCTACAATGCACTCATCCGTGCCCTCTGCCGCCGCGCCGATCTCCGCCACGCCCAACGGTATCTGAGCCTCATGGTCCGCTCCGGTTGGCGCCCAGACGCCTTCACGTTCAACTCCCTGATATTGGGTTACTGCCGCACGCAGCAGCTGGACGTCGCTCAAGACTTGTTCGACAAAATGCCGCTCAGAGGATTCTCACAAGATGCTGTCTCTTACGCTGCTCTGATCGAAGGATTTTGTGAGACAGGGAGGGTTGATGAGGCACTGGAGTTATTCAGGGAGTTGGAGCAACCAGACATGTATACACACGCTGCCTTGGTAAAGGGGCTGTGTGATGCCCGGAGAGGGGAGGAGGGTCTATATATGCTGCAGAAGATGAAGGAGCTGGGATGGAGGCCAGCCACCCGCGCCTATGCAGCACTGGTCGATTTATGGTGTAGGGAGCAGAAGGCTGAAGAGGCTGAGAAAATGCTGAATGAGATGTTTGACAATGGGTTGGTGCCTTGTGCTGTAACATGCACCGCTGTCGTGAATGCCTACTGCAGGGAGGGGAGGATGAGTGGTGCAGTGAGGGTGTTTGAATCCATGAAGTTGAAAGGGTGTGAACCAAATGTCTGGACATACAATGCAATGGTGCAAGGATTCTGTAATGTTGGGAAAGTGTACAAAGCAATGGCTTTGTTGGACCAGATGAGAGAATGTGGAGTAGAGCCAGATGTTGTGACATACAATTTGTTGATTCGAGGCCAATGCATTGATGGGCATATAGAGAGCGCTTTCAGATTACTCCGTTTGATGGAAGGAAATGGTTTAGCTGCTGATCAGTACACTTACAATGTGTTGATTGATGCTCTGTGTAAGACTGGGAAAGTTGATGAAGCTTGCTCTCTTTTTGATGGCCTAGAATATAGAGGCATAAGACCTAATTCTGTGACATTCAATACGGTGATAAATGGGTTATGCAAGGGCGGTAAATTCGATGTTGCTTGCACGTTTTTGGAAAAGATGGTTTCAGCAGGTTGTGCACctgatacatatacatatagtcCATTCATTGAAAATCTATGCAAGACAAAGGGATCACGAGAAGGATTAtcctttatagatgagatgctacaAAAGGATGTCAAGCCTTCAACGGTTAATTATACAATTGTAATTGACAGACTTTTCAAGGAGAGGAACTATGGATTAGCCACAAGAATTTGGGGGCAAATGGTGTCACTGGGGTGCAGTCCTGATGTTGTCACTTATACTACTTCTGTGCGTGCATACTGCAATGAAGGCAGACTTCATGAAGCAGAAAATGTTGTGATGGAGATGAAAAAAGGTGGGATCATTGTAGATGCAATGGCATATAACACTTTGATTGATGGCCACACAAGTATTGGGAAGACAGATCATGCAGTTACAATCTTGAAGCACATGACTGGTGTTGCTTCTATGCCAAATCATTTTACCTTTTTTATCTTGCTTAGACATCTTTTACAGAGGAGACTAGCAGAAGACGTACCTTTGAAAACAACTTCTGTGTGGAAGACTATAGAGCTTGCTGATGTCTTTGAATTATTTGAGCTAATGAAGAAGAACAGCGTTCCTTCTAGTGCAAGAGCTTATTTGGCCATCCTGGAGGGGTTTTCTGAGGAGAGAAGATTGGATGAGGTGACTTCCTTGGTTTCTCATATGAAAGAAGATGATCTACCTCTGAATGAAGATATATACACTTCTCTTGTTAACTGCTTTTGCAAATTGAGGATGTATCCTGACGCTTGGGCATTGCtttgctccatgattggacatggTTTTTTACCAAACTTAATATCTTACCAGTATCTGCTTTCTGGGTTTACTGCTGAAGGACAAGCAGATAGGGCTAAAGAAATATTCAGAGGTTTGAGATGGAAAGAGTACAATACCGATGAAATTGTATGGAAAATTATAATTGATGGCTTGATAAGACAGGGTCATCCAGATATGTGCCATGACATGATATCCATATTAGAACAGATGAAATGCAAACCAAGTGATGAAACGTATGCAATGCTGACAGAGGAATTGTCCACCAGGGAATAG